Proteins encoded together in one Anoxybacillus flavithermus window:
- a CDS encoding SpoIIIAH-like family protein: MLKKQTVWLLTMFSLVVVLSVYYVTSPQLTEQVAFEQKEEANNEKGLTPTDEAMKEEVANEEDVTVEQTNTGSDDLFTALRLEIEDERSKLRQELNAIVASNNVSAEEKSKAIDQLQQLSNIAEKEAVLETLIKSKGYDDALVRVHENQVHITVKAKEHSKKAANEIIQLVQSELGRVQDVAVRFQK; the protein is encoded by the coding sequence ATGTTGAAAAAACAAACGGTTTGGTTGTTAACTATGTTTAGTTTAGTTGTCGTTTTATCGGTGTATTATGTAACAAGTCCTCAGCTTACAGAGCAAGTAGCGTTTGAACAAAAGGAAGAGGCAAACAATGAAAAAGGTTTAACACCGACGGATGAAGCGATGAAAGAAGAAGTCGCAAATGAGGAAGACGTGACTGTTGAACAAACGAATACAGGAAGCGACGATCTATTTACGGCGCTTCGACTCGAAATTGAGGATGAGCGAAGCAAGTTACGTCAAGAACTCAATGCCATTGTCGCTTCCAATAACGTATCTGCCGAAGAAAAAAGCAAGGCGATTGATCAGTTGCAACAACTATCGAACATTGCAGAAAAAGAAGCAGTGTTAGAAACGTTAATTAAATCGAAAGGATACGACGATGCGCTCGTTCGCGTTCACGAAAATCAAGTGCATATTACAGTAAAAGCAAAAGAACATTCGAAAAAAGCCGCGAATGAAATCATTCAGCTCGTTCAAAGCGAACTCGGCCGCGTACAAGACGTAGCTGTTCGTTTCCAAAAATAA
- the accB gene encoding acetyl-CoA carboxylase biotin carboxyl carrier protein has translation MLKIQEIRELIRLVNESNIVEFVYEHDGSKIKMKKAGAAEQVVVAPPKVDVPPAAVVQQQTPVTPVVEKVEVKEEARPEKQVVATENLHTITSPMVGTFYAAPSPDAAPYVKVGDKVKKDTIVCIVEAMKLFNEIEAEVDGEIVEVLVKNGQLVEYGQPLFLVKPE, from the coding sequence ATGTTGAAAATTCAAGAAATTCGCGAATTAATCCGATTAGTAAACGAGTCAAACATTGTGGAGTTTGTATACGAGCACGATGGCTCCAAAATTAAAATGAAAAAAGCTGGAGCAGCTGAACAAGTCGTCGTTGCTCCACCGAAAGTAGACGTGCCGCCGGCAGCTGTCGTTCAACAACAGACGCCGGTGACACCAGTCGTTGAAAAGGTGGAAGTGAAAGAAGAAGCGAGACCGGAAAAACAAGTTGTTGCAACAGAAAACTTACATACGATTACCTCGCCGATGGTCGGTACGTTTTATGCAGCGCCATCGCCAGATGCAGCACCGTACGTAAAAGTTGGCGATAAAGTGAAAAAAGATACGATCGTATGTATTGTTGAAGCAATGAAATTGTTTAACGAAATCGAAGCAGAAGTCGATGGAGAAATTGTAGAAGTGCTTGTGAAAAATGGCCAGCTCGTTGAATATGGACAACCTTTATTCCTTGTGAAGCCTGAATAA